The following coding sequences lie in one Halorarum halophilum genomic window:
- a CDS encoding polysaccharide deacetylase family protein: protein MAGTLTLSIEIELGWGVHDLPTVTHLSDGGRREREYLDKLLDKADETGVPISFDIVGHLLLAECDGSHDGPYPAGWFDADPGTDVESDGLFYGPDLARRVLNADVDHELCTHTFSHLLCGQVSDDLLDAELRRVRELHEEFDAPVSSFVPPRHSRPNDEVLRRNGIRVARYAKSRRSPTHAHRFKQLTVGPAPHWAPRVEDGLLQTYCTSYPSLTALTLPSGQEDPYRGYQLFPLAARKRVHEYNLRRATRRAIESESPFHLWCHLYDLSNEDQWSVLERYLEHLGDIPDEELNVMTMKSLGDRYLER, encoded by the coding sequence ATGGCCGGTACGTTGACGCTCAGTATAGAGATCGAACTCGGGTGGGGCGTCCACGATCTCCCGACCGTGACCCACCTCTCCGACGGCGGACGGCGGGAGCGGGAGTACCTCGACAAACTGCTCGACAAGGCGGACGAGACGGGTGTGCCGATCAGTTTCGACATCGTCGGCCACCTCCTCCTGGCGGAGTGTGACGGGTCCCACGACGGCCCGTATCCGGCGGGCTGGTTCGACGCGGACCCCGGCACCGACGTCGAGTCGGACGGGTTGTTCTACGGCCCGGATCTGGCGCGCCGAGTGCTGAACGCGGACGTCGACCACGAACTCTGTACGCACACCTTCTCCCACCTGCTCTGTGGTCAGGTGTCGGACGACCTCCTCGACGCGGAACTCCGGCGAGTCAGGGAGTTACACGAGGAGTTCGACGCCCCCGTCTCCTCGTTCGTGCCGCCGCGTCACTCCCGGCCGAACGACGAGGTGCTCCGGCGGAACGGGATTAGAGTCGCACGCTACGCGAAATCGAGGCGGTCGCCGACGCACGCTCACCGGTTCAAACAGCTCACCGTCGGTCCCGCGCCGCACTGGGCACCCCGCGTCGAGGACGGGCTACTGCAGACCTACTGCACCTCGTACCCGTCCTTAACCGCGCTCACGCTGCCGTCCGGGCAGGAGGACCCGTACCGAGGGTACCAGCTGTTCCCCCTCGCGGCGAGAAAGCGGGTACACGAGTACAACCTTCGACGTGCCACGCGACGGGCCATCGAATCGGAGTCGCCGTTCCACCTCTGGTGCCACCTGTACGACCTGAGTAACGAAGACCAGTGGTCGGTTCTAGAGCGGTACCTCGAACACCTGGGCGATATCCCTGACGAGGAACTGAACGTGATGACCATGAAATCCCTCGGCGACAGGTACCTCGAACGTTGA
- a CDS encoding formyltransferase family protein, with translation MRVCLLLDEPTVSRYVADTLATLFAEPDVELTTVVYNEYEESRTPQETIERAIELREWTPVSLLTKLLGRPVPETDPVRLDFVVDLDSARTFHVRPSIVDGWKQRIPEETVESVAPHADVGIRFGFGFLVGPILSELDHGVLSFHHGDLREYRGMPMGFWEFVHGDDTAGITVQQLSETLDGGRIAALKTVPIDDLHTWGAVRRRLFVESDDMLATAVENIREGAVREPESLGDLYTLPRGAPVAKFVLKNATGYLRESI, from the coding sequence ATGCGGGTATGCCTCCTGCTCGACGAGCCGACTGTATCGCGATACGTCGCCGACACGCTGGCGACGCTGTTCGCGGAGCCCGACGTGGAACTCACGACGGTCGTCTATAACGAGTACGAGGAGTCCCGAACCCCACAGGAGACGATCGAACGGGCGATCGAACTCCGCGAGTGGACGCCGGTCTCCCTGTTGACGAAGCTCCTCGGCCGACCCGTCCCAGAGACCGACCCCGTCCGCCTCGATTTCGTCGTGGACCTCGATTCTGCTCGGACGTTCCACGTCCGGCCGTCCATCGTCGACGGCTGGAAGCAGCGCATCCCCGAGGAGACCGTCGAGTCCGTCGCGCCGCACGCGGACGTGGGCATCCGGTTCGGGTTCGGTTTCCTCGTCGGACCGATCCTCTCGGAACTCGACCACGGCGTCCTCAGTTTCCACCACGGTGACCTGCGGGAGTACCGCGGCATGCCGATGGGGTTCTGGGAGTTCGTCCACGGGGACGACACGGCCGGGATCACGGTCCAGCAACTCAGCGAGACGCTCGACGGGGGTCGCATCGCCGCGCTGAAGACCGTCCCCATCGACGACCTCCACACCTGGGGCGCGGTCCGACGGCGGCTGTTCGTCGAGTCCGACGACATGCTCGCCACCGCCGTGGAGAACATCCGCGAGGGCGCGGTGCGAGAGCCGGAGTCGCTCGGCGACCTGTACACGCTGCCCCGCGGCGCCCCGGTCGCGAAGTTCGTGCTGAAGAACGCGACGGGCTACCTTCGCGAGTCGATCTGA
- a CDS encoding FUN14 domain-containing protein gives MDLLAQQFDPNQLGLELGTGAVVGGIIGFAARKLAKLVAVVVGLELALFKFLESRAVIAVDWDRFGGGFADASRDAAAGTPPSWLESIVSTVPVSAGFAGGFLLGFRMA, from the coding sequence GTGGACCTACTCGCCCAGCAGTTCGACCCGAACCAGCTGGGGCTCGAACTCGGTACCGGCGCGGTCGTCGGGGGGATCATCGGCTTCGCGGCGCGGAAGCTCGCGAAACTGGTCGCGGTCGTCGTCGGCCTCGAACTGGCGCTGTTCAAGTTCCTCGAATCCCGGGCGGTCATCGCCGTCGACTGGGACCGGTTCGGCGGCGGGTTCGCCGACGCGAGCCGCGACGCCGCCGCGGGGACGCCGCCGTCGTGGCTCGAGTCGATCGTCTCCACGGTCCCGGTGTCGGCCGGGTTCGCCGGCGGCTTCCTCCTCGGCTTCAGAATGGCGTAG
- a CDS encoding ribosome assembly factor SBDS, whose protein sequence is MISLDEAVTARLESHGARFEVLIDPDAALAIKRGEFEGDLEDVIAAEDVFENASRGDRPAEEDVEEVFGTTDPLEIIPEVVKRGDIQITAEQRREMTEQKRKQLVNTIVRNAVNPQMDDAPHPPERIERALEEAGFNIDPMEPVENQVDEALELLRPVIPIRFDEVTIAAQLPAEYAGSGQAKVREFGDLEREEWQADGSWVGVVTFPAGLQNDFYDLVNEVSSGEAETRVIKDEDDLNTR, encoded by the coding sequence ATGATTTCACTCGACGAGGCCGTGACGGCACGGCTCGAATCCCACGGCGCGCGCTTCGAGGTGCTCATCGACCCCGACGCCGCCCTCGCCATCAAGCGCGGGGAGTTCGAGGGCGACCTCGAGGACGTCATCGCCGCGGAGGACGTGTTCGAGAACGCCTCGCGGGGGGACCGGCCGGCCGAGGAGGACGTCGAGGAGGTGTTCGGGACGACCGACCCGCTCGAGATCATCCCCGAGGTGGTGAAACGCGGGGACATCCAGATCACGGCCGAGCAGCGCCGCGAGATGACCGAGCAGAAGCGGAAACAGCTCGTCAACACCATCGTCCGCAACGCGGTGAACCCGCAGATGGACGACGCGCCCCACCCGCCCGAGCGCATCGAGCGCGCGCTCGAGGAGGCGGGGTTCAACATCGACCCCATGGAGCCGGTGGAGAACCAGGTGGACGAGGCGCTCGAACTGCTCCGTCCGGTCATCCCGATCCGATTCGACGAGGTGACGATCGCCGCGCAACTCCCCGCCGAGTACGCCGGGAGCGGGCAGGCGAAGGTGCGCGAGTTCGGCGACCTGGAGCGCGAGGAGTGGCAGGCCGACGGCTCCTGGGTCGGCGTGGTGACGTTCCCGGCCGGGCTCCAGAACGACTTCTACGACCTGGTGAACGAGGTGTCGAGCGGCGAGGCGGAGACGCGCGTCATCAAGGACGAGGACGACCTGAACACGCGATAA
- a CDS encoding outer membrane protein assembly factor BamB family protein, giving the protein MPSPQLSRRALLAASSVGIAGTACCAEIADRFREHPVTWQTDVADRYLCSPFAMVDGRLLAMGENHLTALDPASGERLWRSRFYEHAADGPVVAEGVAVVGDERRAGYGADGDELWSRETDHHFSPHDVLADGAIVGSLTGDAPTLLTIDPADGSRRWAYALPEPSPQGHVTDAVAVEAGVVATRFDGRLSAVDADGTDRWRASNDWDGHGPGRPTLAAGPGVVVAANAAVAGVDAATGERRWRHVLPDYAAGVAIVDGVAHVAVGSDDMKVDSWDAPGGVLAFDLADGTERWRTRLSGRAGPPTVDGDTVWVGTGDGRLVALDVDSGERRWRRSVGERVETAPLVTGGRVFVGVGTPAAGDACTLVAVRR; this is encoded by the coding sequence ATGCCCTCCCCGCAGCTCTCCAGGAGAGCCCTCCTCGCAGCATCTTCCGTCGGTATCGCCGGAACCGCATGCTGCGCCGAAATCGCGGACCGGTTCCGAGAACACCCCGTCACGTGGCAGACGGACGTCGCCGACCGGTACCTCTGTTCCCCGTTCGCGATGGTCGATGGTCGGCTGCTGGCGATGGGCGAGAACCACCTGACCGCCCTGGACCCCGCCTCGGGCGAACGGCTGTGGCGCTCGCGGTTCTACGAGCACGCCGCGGACGGCCCAGTCGTCGCTGAGGGCGTCGCGGTCGTCGGCGACGAGCGTCGTGCCGGATACGGCGCCGACGGCGACGAACTCTGGTCCCGAGAGACGGACCACCACTTCAGTCCCCACGACGTGCTCGCCGACGGCGCCATCGTCGGGTCCCTCACCGGCGACGCGCCGACGCTCCTCACGATCGATCCGGCGGACGGCAGCCGTCGATGGGCGTACGCGCTCCCGGAACCGTCCCCTCAGGGCCACGTCACCGACGCCGTCGCGGTCGAGGCCGGCGTCGTCGCGACGCGGTTCGACGGCCGCCTGTCCGCCGTCGACGCGGACGGAACGGATCGGTGGCGCGCTTCGAACGACTGGGATGGACACGGGCCGGGGAGGCCGACGCTCGCGGCCGGCCCCGGCGTCGTCGTCGCGGCGAACGCGGCTGTCGCGGGTGTCGACGCGGCGACCGGCGAGCGTCGCTGGCGACACGTCCTCCCGGACTACGCGGCCGGCGTCGCGATCGTTGACGGGGTCGCCCACGTCGCCGTCGGGAGCGACGACATGAAGGTCGACTCGTGGGACGCGCCGGGTGGCGTGCTGGCGTTCGACCTCGCGGACGGCACGGAGCGCTGGCGAACGCGCCTCTCGGGGCGCGCCGGCCCGCCGACCGTCGACGGGGATACCGTCTGGGTCGGAACGGGCGACGGCCGACTCGTCGCACTCGACGTCGACTCGGGGGAACGTCGGTGGCGTCGTTCGGTGGGCGAGCGCGTGGAGACGGCGCCACTGGTGACCGGTGGTCGGGTGTTCGTGGGCGTCGGGACGCCGGCCGCCGGGGACGCCTGTACCCTCGTCGCGGTTCGTCGCTGA
- the moaC gene encoding cyclic pyranopterin monophosphate synthase MoaC, with translation MSGNDDLTHTDEEGDVQMVDVGDKPDTARRAVARGEIHLAESTVDAIRGDEVEKGDVLATARVGAVQAVKHTWETIPMCHQIPITNVDTDFELGDDRVTLTVAVETTGKTGCEMEALEGVTTGLNVVWDMVKAAEKDESGNYPGTRISDVEVLTKEKRALE, from the coding sequence ATGTCCGGCAATGACGACCTCACCCACACCGACGAGGAGGGCGACGTGCAGATGGTCGACGTGGGCGACAAACCCGACACGGCCCGTCGGGCGGTCGCACGCGGGGAGATCCACCTCGCCGAATCGACGGTCGACGCGATTCGGGGTGACGAAGTAGAGAAGGGCGACGTGCTCGCCACGGCCCGCGTCGGCGCCGTCCAGGCCGTGAAACACACCTGGGAGACGATCCCGATGTGCCACCAGATCCCCATCACGAACGTCGACACCGACTTCGAACTCGGCGACGACCGCGTCACCCTCACAGTCGCCGTCGAGACGACGGGGAAGACCGGCTGCGAGATGGAGGCGCTGGAGGGCGTGACGACCGGCCTGAACGTCGTCTGGGACATGGTGAAGGCGGCCGAGAAGGACGAATCCGGGAACTACCCGGGTACACGCATCTCGGACGTGGAAGTGCTGACGAAGGAGAAGCGGGCGCTGGAGTAG
- a CDS encoding NAD(P)H-hydrate dehydratase, with translation MITSTRMAMVDRNAAALGVPRKQLMESSGNAVARVVRGRADPGARVTLVCGRGNNGGDAFVAARFLEGYDLRVVLLGRPGTISTDIARENWTALAEAEIPTETCTDSRNFSLEGEDGDEPDLVVDAMLGTGVSGAPREPEATAVRAINDADATVVSVDVPSGVDADTGEAAGVAVDPDAVVTFHDDKPRLSDLDADVTVADIGIPDGAETFVGPGDLLPFDRDPQSHKGDHGEVLVVGGGPYTGAPTLSAQAALRAGADLVRVACPESVAREVQAFDENLIVRSFPGDHLAPEQVNRIADLAAEHDTVIFGPGLGDADETLDAVADFLEGFGGTAVVDADALQVVPEVDTDATLVCTPHQGELRKMGGETADDWRERADLVTDFAAELGHVLLVKGAYDVISDGETTRIGRTGNPGMTVGGTGDVLAGVTGALASTQEPTHAAAVAAYANGRAGDMVVEEHGYGLVATDLLDRIPDAMRDEGDE, from the coding sequence ATGATCACCTCCACCCGGATGGCGATGGTGGACCGCAACGCCGCGGCCCTCGGCGTCCCGCGAAAGCAACTCATGGAGTCGAGCGGGAACGCCGTCGCCCGGGTCGTGCGCGGGAGGGCGGACCCCGGCGCCCGCGTCACGCTCGTCTGTGGCCGCGGGAACAACGGCGGCGACGCGTTCGTCGCGGCCCGGTTCCTCGAAGGGTACGACCTCCGGGTCGTCCTGCTCGGCAGGCCGGGGACCATCTCGACCGACATCGCCCGGGAGAACTGGACGGCCCTCGCCGAGGCCGAGATCCCGACGGAGACGTGCACCGATTCACGGAACTTCTCCCTGGAGGGCGAGGACGGCGACGAGCCGGACCTCGTCGTCGATGCGATGCTCGGCACGGGCGTCTCCGGCGCTCCGCGCGAACCGGAGGCGACGGCGGTGCGCGCGATAAACGACGCCGACGCGACGGTGGTCTCGGTCGACGTGCCCTCCGGGGTCGACGCCGACACGGGCGAGGCGGCGGGCGTCGCCGTTGACCCGGACGCGGTCGTCACCTTCCACGACGACAAGCCGAGGCTCTCGGACCTCGACGCGGACGTGACCGTCGCGGACATCGGCATCCCGGACGGCGCCGAGACGTTCGTCGGACCGGGCGACCTGCTGCCGTTCGACCGCGATCCCCAGTCGCACAAGGGCGACCACGGCGAGGTGCTCGTAGTCGGCGGTGGCCCCTACACCGGCGCGCCGACGCTGTCCGCGCAGGCGGCGCTCCGGGCCGGCGCGGACCTCGTCCGCGTCGCCTGTCCCGAGTCGGTCGCCCGCGAGGTGCAGGCGTTCGACGAGAACCTCATCGTCCGGTCGTTCCCCGGCGACCATCTCGCGCCGGAGCAGGTGAACCGGATCGCCGACCTCGCCGCCGAGCACGACACCGTCATCTTTGGGCCCGGCCTCGGCGACGCGGACGAGACGCTCGACGCCGTCGCGGACTTCCTCGAGGGCTTCGGCGGGACCGCCGTCGTCGACGCCGACGCGCTCCAGGTCGTGCCCGAGGTCGACACGGACGCGACGCTGGTCTGCACGCCCCACCAGGGCGAACTCCGGAAGATGGGCGGCGAGACGGCAGACGACTGGCGCGAGCGCGCCGACCTCGTGACCGACTTCGCCGCGGAGCTCGGACACGTCCTGCTCGTGAAGGGCGCCTACGACGTGATATCCGACGGCGAGACGACCCGAATCGGCCGGACCGGCAACCCGGGGATGACCGTGGGGGGGACCGGCGACGTGCTGGCCGGCGTGACGGGGGCGCTCGCGAGCACCCAGGAGCCGACCCACGCGGCCGCCGTCGCCGCCTACGCGAACGGCCGCGCCGGGGACATGGTGGTCGAGGAGCACGGGTACGGCCTGGTGGCGACGGACCTCCTCGACAGGATTCCGGACGCGATGCGGGACGAGGGGGACGAGTGA
- a CDS encoding ArsR/SmtB family transcription factor — translation MSGLLPSDADAASGDGTVTRTATGSDAGPQEAVDAEAGDGDVRVCWLDDEDADALIGSLSSQTARSLLTALHEEPRTASKLAAEVDTSVQNVRHHLGNLQEAGLVTAVDTRYSVKGREMTVYGPANERLVVAVGGDDDRNSFLDSLRGILGVVGLLGGASLLVQWAFGAGVVDLGGPATAPRIGDSVGATASSTLGALPPGAAFLAGGLLVLLTVLAVEHVRVR, via the coding sequence ATGTCAGGACTGCTCCCGTCCGACGCCGACGCCGCGAGTGGCGATGGGACCGTCACCAGGACGGCGACAGGGAGCGACGCGGGCCCGCAGGAGGCCGTCGACGCCGAAGCCGGGGACGGCGACGTCCGCGTCTGCTGGCTCGACGACGAGGACGCCGACGCGCTCATCGGATCGCTCTCCTCCCAGACCGCCCGCTCGCTGCTCACCGCCCTCCACGAGGAACCCCGCACCGCGTCGAAACTGGCTGCGGAGGTCGACACGTCCGTCCAGAACGTCCGCCACCACCTCGGGAACCTCCAGGAGGCGGGGCTGGTGACGGCTGTCGACACGCGCTACTCCGTGAAGGGTCGCGAGATGACCGTCTACGGCCCGGCGAACGAGCGCCTCGTGGTCGCCGTCGGCGGGGACGACGACCGGAACTCGTTCCTCGACTCCCTGCGCGGCATCCTCGGCGTCGTCGGCCTGCTCGGCGGCGCGAGCCTCCTCGTCCAGTGGGCGTTCGGGGCCGGCGTCGTCGACCTCGGGGGACCCGCCACTGCGCCGCGCATCGGCGACTCTGTCGGCGCGACCGCCTCCTCCACCCTCGGCGCCCTCCCGCCCGGCGCGGCCTTCCTCGCCGGCGGCCTCCTCGTGCTGCTGACCGTCCTCGCGGTGGAACACGTCCGGGTGCGGTGA
- a CDS encoding S8 family serine peptidase — protein sequence MNRAAPVLAVLVALASISIGLVGATGASGTDAYGGDVSPTVQGFVVGSPVDRSTGDPGVGDDAVRVGVIGSEFDSGHPTLDGRVVAHTQLSGSSFALDAPSASSHDTAVAEIVADRTDDAGLYLVGVGSQPSPAEYERAVDWLLGNDVDVIVDSGSYFPSTADGMEQISGAAERATESGAVFVTSAGNYGQSHWRGSPDDEGWVEFADGVQGNRLGDGALAGEVTLRLYWDGDADYDLYLYRDLAGPDDPVVAKSTRSSGNAEAIDATLSEGHYYVAVYARDAGEEPVDLFAAERSLAHAVGEGSTVAPADAAGVISVAAVDDSGTLRRYSSVSADVSAPGAADTAVAGRFDGTSAAAPVVAGAVASMQSDEALSPAKVEAILRDTADGDARAIDSEAALTAAANASSEGTPDAVAGTDADSGTTTAETTATADASAADVSTGTGWCPGSVP from the coding sequence GTGAACCGGGCGGCTCCCGTGCTCGCCGTCCTCGTCGCGCTCGCGAGCATCAGCATCGGCCTCGTCGGCGCGACCGGCGCGTCCGGGACCGACGCCTACGGGGGCGACGTCTCGCCGACGGTCCAGGGGTTCGTCGTCGGCAGCCCCGTCGACCGGTCCACCGGGGACCCGGGCGTCGGTGACGACGCCGTCCGGGTCGGCGTCATCGGGAGCGAGTTCGACAGCGGCCACCCGACGCTCGACGGGCGGGTCGTCGCGCACACGCAGCTGTCCGGGTCGTCGTTCGCGCTCGACGCGCCGTCCGCGTCGTCCCACGACACGGCCGTCGCCGAGATCGTTGCCGACCGGACCGACGACGCCGGCCTCTACCTCGTCGGCGTCGGGAGTCAGCCGTCCCCCGCGGAGTACGAGCGCGCCGTCGACTGGCTGCTGGGGAACGACGTGGACGTCATCGTCGACTCCGGGAGCTACTTCCCCTCGACCGCCGACGGGATGGAGCAGATCTCCGGCGCGGCCGAGCGCGCGACCGAGTCCGGCGCCGTCTTCGTCACCTCCGCCGGCAACTACGGCCAGAGCCACTGGCGGGGGAGCCCCGACGACGAGGGTTGGGTCGAGTTCGCCGACGGGGTCCAGGGGAACCGGCTCGGCGACGGCGCCCTCGCGGGCGAGGTGACCCTCAGGCTCTACTGGGACGGCGACGCCGACTACGACCTCTACCTCTACCGGGACCTCGCCGGCCCGGACGACCCGGTGGTCGCGAAGTCGACCCGGTCGAGCGGGAACGCGGAGGCCATCGACGCGACGCTCTCGGAGGGACACTACTACGTCGCCGTCTACGCCCGCGACGCCGGCGAGGAGCCGGTCGATCTGTTCGCCGCCGAACGGTCGCTCGCCCACGCGGTCGGGGAGGGGAGCACAGTCGCACCGGCCGACGCGGCGGGCGTCATCTCCGTCGCCGCGGTGGACGACTCCGGAACGCTCCGACGGTACAGTTCCGTGTCCGCCGACGTCAGCGCGCCGGGCGCGGCCGACACGGCCGTCGCGGGGCGGTTCGACGGCACCTCCGCGGCCGCCCCGGTCGTCGCGGGCGCGGTGGCGTCGATGCAGTCGGACGAGGCGCTGTCGCCCGCGAAGGTGGAGGCGATCCTCCGCGACACGGCCGACGGGGACGCCAGAGCGATCGACTCCGAGGCCGCGCTGACGGCCGCCGCCAACGCCTCCTCGGAAGGGACGCCCGACGCCGTCGCCGGTACCGACGCGGACAGCGGTACGACCACGGCCGAGACCACCGCCACCGCCGACGCGTCCGCTGCGGACGTGTCGACCGGGACCGGCTGGTGTCCGGGTTCGGTCCCGTGA
- a CDS encoding ATP-dependent DNA helicase, with translation MSNVSESVTEAEDWRAVFGHSNPYPEQEDGVEAAVAAARDGGYLALEGACGTGKTMLALTAGIHLVRDPDSDFERVFVLTSVKQQLRQFEQDLETINADLPDDWRPVSAMTLVGKADVCPYARENRAGIDDSNMYDRCEGLRERTRALTGEGGDATAGALVQQARRAQTGIADSGEAGVSYLETAGEPTPYLPQMPEHGGGATGEGTEYCPFYAQFLEDLPEDGDPVEAVPFDFADAGLVDAEELVRLSAGNGTCPHSMMGALVPEVEVVVGNYYHAFDPVTAATFTGALLDDSTFVVCDEAHMLEPRVRDLVSDGVGDGTLRDAENELTRVIQPVAFEDEGKRARGTTDAELVRGELSDAEVSLSELELVRDFVRDLREEVDRRVTAHLDSEHRGWRADLTNLHDAEVPLRDPEEPAEDELSEWARDAGYGEKVWARAETVGAVVARILNEAEEEETQRAAPAVGRLLNAWYRLDHESYFRELELERTWDETEPADSWRRAYNARLALHNCVPADAIGERIADFGGGVLMSATLAPLDVFREVTGLNYLESEGRPVEERTYGLTFPERNRASFAIDAPKFTYGNRGPPGEENETREAHADAVVEVVRTTPGNVLVGMPSYGEAEWVAGVLDERTDAPVLLDESSADKATEELKAEFFGGEGKTLVTSIRGTLTEGVDYRGDRLSAAVICGVPIINTASPRTKAVKTAYDREFGNGFETALTVPAVRKARQAIGRVIRGPEEVGVRVLVDARYARDSWNSVREYFPEPAREEFRPVSPDMLRFGLERFWDGQE, from the coding sequence GTGTCGAACGTGAGTGAGAGCGTGACCGAGGCCGAGGACTGGCGAGCGGTGTTCGGGCATTCGAACCCGTACCCCGAACAGGAGGACGGGGTCGAGGCGGCCGTCGCTGCGGCGCGGGACGGCGGGTACCTGGCGCTGGAGGGGGCCTGTGGCACGGGGAAGACGATGCTCGCGCTCACCGCCGGCATCCACCTCGTCCGCGACCCGGACTCCGACTTCGAGCGCGTGTTCGTGCTCACGAGCGTCAAGCAACAGCTCCGCCAGTTCGAACAGGACCTGGAGACGATCAACGCCGACCTCCCGGACGACTGGCGGCCCGTCTCGGCGATGACGCTCGTCGGGAAGGCGGACGTCTGCCCGTACGCCCGGGAGAACCGGGCCGGCATCGACGACTCGAACATGTACGACCGCTGCGAGGGGTTGCGCGAGCGGACCCGGGCGCTGACCGGGGAGGGCGGTGACGCGACCGCGGGCGCGCTCGTCCAGCAGGCCAGACGCGCCCAGACCGGCATCGCGGACTCGGGCGAGGCGGGCGTCTCCTACCTCGAAACCGCGGGGGAGCCGACGCCGTACCTCCCCCAGATGCCCGAGCACGGCGGCGGCGCGACGGGCGAGGGGACTGAGTACTGCCCGTTCTACGCCCAGTTCCTCGAGGACCTCCCGGAGGACGGCGACCCCGTCGAGGCGGTGCCGTTCGACTTCGCCGACGCCGGGCTCGTCGACGCCGAGGAACTCGTCAGGCTGTCGGCGGGCAACGGGACCTGTCCGCACTCGATGATGGGGGCGCTCGTCCCCGAGGTCGAGGTCGTCGTCGGCAACTACTACCACGCGTTCGACCCCGTGACGGCCGCCACGTTCACCGGCGCGCTGCTCGACGACTCGACGTTCGTCGTCTGCGACGAGGCGCACATGCTCGAACCGCGCGTCCGTGACCTCGTCTCCGACGGCGTCGGCGACGGAACGCTCCGGGACGCCGAGAACGAACTCACCCGCGTCATCCAGCCCGTCGCCTTCGAGGACGAGGGGAAGCGCGCCCGGGGGACGACCGACGCGGAACTCGTCCGGGGGGAGCTCTCCGACGCGGAGGTGAGCCTGAGCGAACTGGAACTCGTGCGCGACTTCGTCCGCGACCTCCGCGAGGAGGTGGACCGACGCGTGACCGCCCACCTCGACAGCGAGCACCGGGGCTGGCGCGCGGACCTGACGAACCTGCACGACGCCGAAGTCCCCCTCCGTGACCCCGAGGAACCGGCGGAGGACGAACTCTCCGAGTGGGCCCGCGACGCCGGCTACGGCGAGAAGGTGTGGGCGCGCGCCGAGACCGTCGGCGCCGTCGTGGCGCGGATCCTCAACGAGGCCGAGGAGGAGGAGACCCAGCGCGCTGCGCCGGCGGTGGGCCGCCTGCTGAACGCCTGGTACCGGCTCGACCACGAGTCGTACTTCCGGGAACTCGAACTGGAGCGGACGTGGGACGAGACGGAGCCGGCCGACTCCTGGCGCCGGGCGTACAACGCCCGGCTGGCGCTCCACAACTGCGTCCCCGCGGACGCCATCGGCGAGCGCATCGCGGACTTCGGCGGAGGGGTGCTCATGTCCGCGACGCTCGCACCGCTCGACGTGTTCCGCGAGGTGACCGGGCTGAACTACCTCGAATCCGAGGGCCGCCCGGTCGAGGAGCGGACCTACGGGCTCACGTTCCCCGAGCGGAACCGGGCGTCGTTCGCGATCGACGCGCCGAAGTTCACCTACGGCAACCGCGGGCCGCCGGGCGAGGAGAATGAGACGCGCGAGGCCCACGCGGACGCCGTCGTCGAGGTGGTCCGGACGACGCCCGGGAACGTGCTCGTCGGGATGCCGAGCTACGGCGAGGCCGAGTGGGTGGCCGGCGTGCTGGACGAGCGAACCGACGCGCCGGTGCTGCTGGACGAGTCGAGCGCCGACAAGGCGACCGAGGAGTTGAAGGCCGAGTTCTTCGGCGGCGAGGGGAAGACGCTCGTGACGAGCATCCGCGGGACGCTCACCGAGGGGGTCGACTACCGCGGCGACCGGCTCTCGGCCGCGGTGATCTGCGGGGTGCCGATCATCAACACGGCCTCGCCGCGGACGAAGGCCGTGAAGACGGCGTACGACCGCGAGTTCGGGAACGGGTTCGAGACGGCGCTCACGGTGCCGGCGGTCCGGAAGGCCCGACAGGCGATCGGGCGGGTCATCCGCGGTCCCGAGGAGGTCGGCGTCCGCGTGCTCGTGGACGCCCGCTACGCCCGCGACTCGTGGAACTCGGTGCGCGAGTACTTCCCCGAGCCCGCCCGGGAGGAGTTCCGGCCGGTCAGCCCGGACATGCTCCGGTTCGGGCTGGAACGGTTCTGGGACGGACAGGAGTGA